atatttttctgtaaagtcttctatttttaatatttatttcagaaatttatatattaaaaaaaatattttaaaaatgtaaaaatatatttataaatcatgtcaaaaataacaaaattgcgttatttttaaaagttttcattttatgcTATTATGACATTAAAGagatatatacacacacacaggtTAAATTCGTGTAATTTGAACTCCTATAATTTGAAAGATCATTTGaagcaaacaaattttttggtcTCTTCAGGTTTTAATATTTAGGATTAAATTATAATTCGAAAACTTTTGACCCAGtcaaatttttacaaggtcCTTATTTCAGTTTCAATAATGTATTGAAAAAAGAGAACCTGCAAGAGAGTGTCACTACATGGGTTAGGGGTTTGGTTTGGGACAgcaactgtttttttattactctttgttttccttttttgaaaaactgtcTAGATTCAGCTTTTTAGCTCACCAAATGCTGATCTAAAAACGTAAATTAGCAGTATAAATtagtcttatatattttatcgtTTTTATAACCCAACATTTTCAACTaaagattttattgtaattttgcTAATAGAGATTTTTTGTCATTTGGCTAATAGAGATTTTATGGTAAACAGGGTAATAAAGAATAATTTGTAACTTGTTCAGTATTTgtcttttaagtttatttaatttatagttataataatgtTTCATTGTATTTATGAAACCAGTAAAACAATCTTTGttaaaggtttttatattttttttgttcataggAATTAACCACAATTTGCTATTaataagtaaacatttttataaagtcaaCAAGTCAGAAGTCAAACACgaagattttaattattaataattattacaattgtTAATGATTATTATGATTAATGATTATTGggtcaaatcattatatttcaaccaatttaaagaaaactttgtgGGGCACCACCTCTTATTTTcctgatttttacatattgttatGTGCATCATGTAGATaggttaaatttgaaaattcagACTTCCAAGTACAACGGTTCGGAAATTATAGCCTTACAAACATGACACAGTGGCCCCCCTCAATTTACACATGGTCAAAACAGACTACTTACGAgctgtaaaacttttttctcactttcaacaagtgtctcattttttctagaactattTTCTGGATTGTTCTCTCTTTAAAATAgtggtttttattaacttgtgttaaattagaaaaaaattaagacctcctcaactttaaaaaaaatcataaaattgctaaaatatgttaaaatgaaactAGAAGATATGGTTGGTTGTCCTCTCCTTGATCTGGTCTTTGTAGTAGATAGGGGCACAAATAAAGGGGGCAGTAACTTTTTAGAGACCTTCATTATGGTTCAAATAAAGGTCTCTgaattaatttagatatttagGTACCTAAtatctaaatatctaaattaattcCAAAATGAAACCACTATTTCtttatattctattttattataggTAATCGGTGGTGTTTAAGTGGTCTGGACCCCCCCcacccccacacacacacatacacacacacacacactcactaAGGTAAGGGGGAGAGGAGGAGGGGTGGCACCAATCAAATTCAACTaacttttagtattttaattaacttttgttaattcCCTTTTAAGACCATTAGATTGTGTATTTGCTGGAAAATCTCACACATATTTTTGATAGTTACTATCAAAATTTGAATCTTATGGTAAAAGCatgaaaaaatgcaataaagatCTAATGGCCTTAACTGTATATTCATTAGAAAATGAATTATGTATGTTTCATGCTAGAAAATGAATGCTTATATCTTTGTAAGTTGGTTGCCCTTTTTCCCCCTTTGATTGGTGCCACCCCAAaacccctccccctcccccttacCTTTTATAATAATCTCTTGCACAGCACtctgtataaaaataatttttataacttttataacaatctttataactttcattatttatctagtttaaGAATTTGAGCTTAAAAATTGTGTATACTTTTGATGAATttcttatttaacaaaaatgataaatagtaaataaaccATAATGActattgttaacaatattaaaatattaatgactattgttaacaaaaatattaaactttgtcaaaaaaaccattgtcaattaaaaatatttaacttagtaaaaaattgttgttatttttcttgaaatttatcTTCAATAATTGTGGTTTTTGaagtaatttcaaatttttagcaATCTAGCTACACTTCAGTTGCTTATTTAAACATTGCTGTCAAAGTCTTGCAAATGTGTTTTTGAGAATTCATTTGCTTACTGGAAGGTGCCATCtgtttctattttaataaactcTAGAAATTACTCTTACAACTATCATCCAAATCACTTGTTGGTCTGGGGGAATAAAGAGGCATGTAAAGAAAGGAGCTCATAAAAAGCTGATTCATgaacagaaaatattttagaacttttttgttaaaatatctaAAGATGCCACATAATTATCTATTAAAACATGCAAAGACACTAAATCAAGTACTTCAGCAGATCTAGTTGTAACAGAGCTTTCTTGTACACAATAtcatgaaacaaatttttttatttatcacaatGGAGGTAAATTTAATGCAAAGATTCAACGGATACTTTAGCATGTTGTTTGTGGACACAATGATAATTATGTTACCAATGCTGTCAATGCAttacagataattttttttttaaatttattctgatttactcccaacaaggctgcaagcaaccacaattaaattgggagttactagaaaaaaagagttatagagcaaggaaatggttgaaggttgtcagaaaaacatgaagatgggaaagagttccaaagaattgaagtatggggaaaaaaactaggtgaataaaagtttttagagcatgcagggatagatacagtaaaagaatgagactttgctgaatgacaagtcaagcaaGATTGAGTTTTAGTCggtggaactagagatgatagctcctttgagcagcgacCATGATACTATTTgtagaaagagatgcaactttatgaaattgggaaagaggttcaaggtTAGCAGGTAGAGTGGTTCCAACTACCTTTACAATGTGTTTTGAACCTTATCTAGATgaaaaagagcatcattagaagaaccagcccaaatatggcaacagtattccatacagggacgaataagagatttgtagaggtagagaatggaatcaggagagaaaaaatggcaagcacgataaagagaagcaaccttagcagatgctaaattagcaatcgattgtatatatggtttccatgaaaggtcagtagtataCAATAATCCGAGAAGACataaagaaaagaagaagaGGACTCAGCAAGAGGGTtgtcattcattaatataggaatttTGACAGTACtgtgatagttgtttgcagtacataattgagtttttttggagttaaaatttacaagtcaCTTTGAgacccaatctgttacagaagtgagatcagattcaagattggctgcCTTTTCTAAGCAgttaaaaagagaagactttttgtcaagacaggagtattgAGTCATGAGCAAAAAGCTTTTTGTCAAGCAAAAAGCTGTTTGTCAAGCAAAAAGCTGTTTGTCAAGCAAAAAGCTTTTTGTCAAGCAAAAAGCTTTTTGTCAAGCAAAAagctttttgtcaagacaggagttgAGTCATAAGCAAAAAGAGTTACTTTAGATATAAGGTTGTcgggaagatcattaatgtagataaaaaacaaaacaggaccaaggatagaaccttgaggtaccctagaagttactggaaatagaGAAGAGTGTTGAAGGATGAATTTTATAAAGAGGTTAGAAAGAAGTGATTTGATAATTATTATCTGATATTGATTGCATCTATGATAGAATTCTATCATATAGATATGATATATGATAGAATTCTATCTATGATAGAATTCTTTCATATAGATATCATATATGATAGAATTCTGTCATATATTATAGTTCTAGAACTTAGCAAGgataaattcaaatatattgTTAACTATAGAGTTCTACCTTTAGATCACTTTTTAAAGTGCAACTCTGTGCATCAGAATGACTGGCTgtgtgttatatatttatttagaaatctGAGATGGATCTAGTAGTGAGGTTTTGAGACAATCTTACTAACAAAATTACAATCTTactaactaaaagttaaaactaaaagttataacttttacagttttactctttaaacaaaatagatttaTTCTTTGACctaatttattgttataactCAATATAACTCAATATAactcaatttatttattgttataactCAATATAactcaatttatttattgttataactCAATATAactcaatttatttattgttataactCAATATAactcaatttatttattgttataactCAATATAACTCAATATAactcaatttatttattgttataactCAATATAACTCAATATAactcaatttatttattgttataactCAATATAactcaatttatttattgttataactCAATATAactcaatttatttattgttataactCAATATAactcaatttatttattgttataactCAATATAactcaatttatttattgttataactCAATATAactcaatttatttattgttataactCAATATAactcaatttatttattgttataactCAATATAACTCAATATAactcaatttatttattgttataactCAATATAACTCAATATAactcaatttatttattgttataactCAGTATAACTCAATATAactcaatttatttattgttataactCAATATAACTCAATATAactcaatttatttattgttataactCAATAGGCTTTTAGTCTTTTATGCTTATCAACATCCAACAATCAAATTACATTGCATAATCAAACATTGCACAATCAGGGATTGCTCAATCAAAAATTGCACAATTAAAGTTCTACAGTCAAACTACATTGCgcaatcaatcaaaaaagtattttaattacaacacTGATTGAAAAAGCATTCCAATTGCTACAACTTCATAAAGATTTCGTTTATATAGAATTAATGTACTACGCGTttgaacaaatatataaacatttatagataaattgataaagaaaaaaatttttgtttttttgttattgctactttttattttctattgctgcacttttttttttcactagtAATAATACATAGaattttagcataaattttattttagacacttatataaagtaaaaaaaatattcaagcaTCTTTGGCTTTGCTTACTTTTGTTTAGCCACACAAACAAAGTTTCAGATTTggtttatttacaaattttacaaaaactaagtttaattttttaaaatagaaataatatattacatattgcggtatgtaaacatttatagataaagataaaaactgaagatattaattttttttgtttacttctttATATTTTCTACATACCtacactattttatttttttgaattaaatatagTACATTAGATTTTTTACACTCTGTTATCTTCATTAgtgtcaaaaattaaaataaacaatcacAAAACTGTTGTGCAagcaaagaaacattttaaatgtttaaatacagtttttaagCTGTTTGTAAAACTCAAAatgttgtttaacaaaaaaattttttttttaaggatcaCTAAAGTCTATTAGACGGGGTTCAACAGAAATAACTGTGGCAAAGAAGCTTTCAGAGTGTGGAATAATGCTTAACAATTTTACAGATTTTCAAGAAGGTGACACTCTGCTCTGTGTTAAGTCAGAGAAAATTAAAGAAGAAGTCGTGTGGaagatttagattttttgttagctgttttgttcttattaaaaatatatatattttaaacattttgtttaacaaGAATAACTGtcttataaatttgttttctttgatacaattaaaaatttttttttttgagtttattgtCTGTTTTTGAAATCAAACATTGGAGTTCATTGTATGTCTCTGATATCAAACATTGAGTAAGTTGTATGTTTTGGGTACCAAACATTGAGTTCATTGTATATTTTTGGTTTCCAACATTGAGTTCATTGTATGTTTTGGATATCAAATTTTGAGTTTATTGTAAgtttttgatatgaaaatttaaaaacaaaatacaaaataataacaaaatttaaaaataaaaataaaataatgtgagtaaaaataatgtttgaagttttcatataaatatataaaaattttcatatcaatcttttatactaatattgtgtttttaacaaagtaaataaatttttgttctgATATGTACGTAGTTGTATTATATACTCAgatatctttttacttttacaatttaaaagtatgtaTGATAAATACCTTTGTGTACTACAGCAATGTTTTGTCTGAAGCTTAATACGCTtaagagaaattttttaaaagccgTAATGTTGTATCAAcgtaaaaatcatatttttggtGTTGAAACACAGGGTGGAATCTATGAATTAAAACCTGCCAGTGAATCTAAAGTAAGTTGTTGTCTAAGTGGTTTTCCATTACAAAGCAAGTCTTTTTCAGTAATACATCCAAATTCACTGTTTgacacagaaaaaaatttattaaagttggaATCTTTAGTTTGCTCATTTAAAGATCCTGTTTATAAAGGTTATGTGCAAACTCAGGGTAATTTTCAGCATTCATTAGTGGTCAATGAGGATGCTCTCACACCTGAAAACTTTGCTCATCATTTGTTTCATTGGGTTGAAGAAAAAATCTTCATTAGATCACATGATGAAGCAATTAATGGATTGGAGTTTGTGGTAGAGAAACTTGATGGTTACCATCCTGTATTTGACTTTCAGAACAACCctgtttttaattcttttgagAAGACACTTAGAGTTTTGAATCAGgtcagttaatttaaaaaaaaggttttttaataaattgttctatttaaaaacgtattaaaatatttattattttcattaatttaaagatttttaaaaattcttttagtaaagttttatttatgttgtcAACTTTTTAGGTAGGAAATGAAGATTTgctaaagttttcaaaacacgTTTATTTGGGTAATCCAAGCAATTTAAAACACCCTTTTATAGTTGTTGAGGGGCTGGATGGCACaggttcaatttttttcttaaattttattattttatacctCACTAGATTTTACAGTGAGGTTATGCACATTCCAACTTTTACAGTGAGGTTATGCACACTCCAACTTTTACAGTGAGGTTATgcctaattaaataaaaacctctattatggatgtaactctttattttttgagttaatatttatataagatttcaTGGGAGTATAGATACCCTtgtcaaatataataaatatataaaaaattaccatgACAGTTTTTTGCATGTATTTTTCTGATGTTGGTAAATGCGAGataagatatttaatttttgtttcactgttaattttgttttacaaaaatctCATCTCGCATTTACCAACATCAGAAAAATGCATGCGAAGAAAAATAggattattcagcaatagcggAACATTCAAAAAGTTGCCATGGTAATTTTAAatagaacaataaaaatactttaaaagtagAGGTCAAcaattttaacagaaaagtGAGAGAAGCCCTTGAAATACAATGCCATGAATGTACACCTTCAGACGGCGGTCTGAATCAGGATGACAGGTTATGTCACAACTTCCTTTTGGAAACCTATGTTTCGATATTTGAATCAAAAGAAACTATtgcattgatttgtttttgttttgtttttaacataaaaactaactcaaaaaaataaagagttacatccataatagaagtttttaattaattatatattaaactctttaatgatgtcttttaaaatttatagtgaGGTTATGCATATTCcaactttttaaagtaaaaacttaaaaattaaaaaattaaattaaaactttagatAACTTTTTTCCGCAATTTTTCAAGTTaggtatttataatataatatatttataatataatatatttataatataatacatttataatataattacaaatacaagttaaaagtttttttttattcataactaTCAGATTACATAATTTCATAAAGTTAAAATCacatcaaatattttgtaaagttttttattataagattgCAGCAAAAGTTGCAACCAAGTTGAAGCAAGGTTTGCAAGTATATTTTTTAGAGTAAGAAGAATAGGATTTGACCTTGtcgcaaaaatgttttatttgtatgatttcaatgtttttttgagtttttttaagtgatctttagtaacaataataattataataataatagtaaatatgtaacaaataaattaagtattcattttttcttcaaaattcttttatttttttaatttgattttaaattctttttcaattctttttttatttatcttattaatCTCCCTAAAATTGATTAATGCTTCTGAATTTAAAAGAGCAACAATTTGTGAACTTGTTAAATGATGTTTACTTGAAgtttacattattaataaatattattttattattaattaataataatattgttattaatattgttatttagtattattaattaatattaattatttaaattttacaatcaacagtttgtttatagaaaaaatcaaagaaattactaatttttgtataatcatcaacataaaactttgaatataaagaaaaattactaCAACAGTTGTATTAAACATATCTTTTGTGTATTTTCTgtgaatatatttatgtatttgatttttagtattttttatttgtatttataaaattaatgtaattttttataaggaaAATCTACAATGACAAAAAACTTAGCAAAACATTTAAATGGTGTTGCATTAAGAACTCCCCCTGATGAAATTGCTTCATTCAGAAAAATGTTTGATCCACTTCCAGAAATGCTTAGAAGATCATTCTACTCCTTTAGTAACTATGTTGCTGCACAGCAGATATATAATGCATTGCAAACACAACCTGTTGTCTTGGATAGGTAAAAgttgaaaatggaaaaaaaaaaaaagtagctaattaaaatttatttttattgtatttttttattgtattgtattcATAATTAGCTTATCCagtattattaattatgattatattttattgtcattgtaaataatctattattatttttagtttgatttataactgttattttaattgttaaaattgattttttttgtcattatattatgtaataaaatgcattaatgtaataaaattgttgtagCTATAAAATTGATgtacctataaaaaaaatatataaaaaaaatatagtaataaaactataataataatagttgaaattttaataatgaaaataagaaattaCATTGACAGTTGtcattacaaaaaatttgtcATGACAGAAAGTTGTTTGGGTTTTAGATTTTGGCACAGTACAACATCTTATGCAATAGCAAAAGAATCAACTTGCAATTGTTCATTACCACCAAAATGCCATTCTGTATATTCGTGGCCTTCTGATTTAATTCGTCCAAGTGCAATTGTATTTCTTACTACTCCTGAAGTAGATAGAGATACACGAGTAAATATAAGACAAGAAATTACAAGTGAAGAACAATTAATTAGCAAAAGCACACAGCTAAGAGAAaggtttccatttttttttcttgtaaatatGACTTGGTAATGTTTTTTGCAACTGAACAAATTATtcaatctttttgaaaattttcatcatagagaaaatgaaaattttatttagaattaaagaaGCATACAGGCGAATTGGTTATGACAAATGGGTAGAGGTTGATACAATAGGTTCGGAGCAAGAAAGTTTACAGAAAGCAGTTTTGGGACTTCAAAGTATTTGTGCTatatgaaaatagttttttccaaattttaaacaaaaagtagaaCTTTTGTTTGTTAATATCTATGTTTTTCATatctatgttttttaaatttttcgttctttactttttaatgctttattatttatttgatgcatatatatttagaattattatttagaatataaaatttaaaaagtttttctttttttttacatttgttttatagtaaggttattttaaataattatttcattacATATATTGtgttatatcaatatttatgcaccaattaaaaatgattatgttcattatgataaatatgaaacaatttgtttatttgtaatttgtatGAATGTACatgatatttgtttatatatctaTACTGAAGTTTATAGATTTATACTAAAGGCCTATTCATTGCGCAACCATAAGCTGTGACTGGGGGCCTTTTATTTTTACGGAATATCAGCAACTCTGCTGTAAAAATATGACTATTAATgagtttaattagtttatttagaaatatttatattaaaatgtaataaaaagttaaaattttatattaaaaaataataataaaaaattaaaaacaaagaaaatttttgcatatattttaacatcaacatgcaaatctttattttctaaataaatttctgATAACTTTAACACTTTTAATGCAGGTTCTTTTTTAGATCTGTGTGTAATTTGTgcacaaaaattgtttaaaaatattttatcaagtgTGTTGCaatgtttttgattaatttcaaaatagtaaaattcagaAACCAGCAAAAAGATGTCGCTTAAAGACTTACAACAAATCTTTTATCAAATGGAACaagacaaagcaaaaaaaaaaaaaccttgaaaaaTTGGCATTCATTGTCTTAAGTCACCTTTTCAACTTTTCATAATAAAGTAATGTTTGATTGAACAGGTTGTTTTCATTAGATTCATTTTTGCATACATAACCAGcattataaatcaaatatattttggtagtATCAGAAATTGATGactcttgtttttcaaaattgtcaaatattttactacCTGCTTCACATAAAACATATGTGCAGGAAGCACGTTTATGACCTGAACTAAAATCAAAGGAatctttaaatttgtatttaaagataacaaCAGTGATATGTGATTTATATgcaattttgttataatttatcaCACATTTATAAAGTAGGCACCCCCAGAACCTTGTCTCAATTTAccaattatttgaatttaccaattaattaaattatttgagaATAGGTCATTAAGGCATGTTATGTCTTATCTGAAGAAACTTAAAGGCATGTAGATACATTTTGTCTTTCAATTGGCTTGGCAGCTATTGCAATTTCATTCAAGTCTGACAATTTGACTAACTTTTCTGATTCTAATTGATATAAGCATTTAAGGTGTTCCCATTTAGCTGTTCTTTGAAGACCATTTTCACTGTACATTAGTTCCCCAGTTTTTTCCTTTAAGCCATAGGTTCCTAATGTTTTCAAAAGATGAACAAAGTCAAACAGTTAATATATCCATTCTtccgttttccaaaatttttctGGCGTAATAcgatataatttgaaaaatgcttGGTTTACATGATTACCATCACAGACAACAGTTTTTATCATAATTCCTAACAATGATGATGAATCACCTATAGATCTACCTAACAATGTTCCACCATGTAAAGCCATGCATGGGAAAACCACATTTTTTGACTTTATCAtgaataataatacaaattttttgtttttcttctaaaaactgAGTCTAAGAAACTAGCATCATCAATTTAGCAAACTTTTGATGTAATGCGTATCAAAGTACTAACTTATGGTATTTGGAAATCATGTTTTAGTTTATTGTATAAAGCACAAGAAGttgaaatatattcaaaactttgaatatttttcaacttctttcatattttttttttccaatcagCTTTGCAGACATAACTGAGATTTGTTgctgaataatattttttttatgatctgtttccatgacatttaaaaaatgcacaatTTCCTTAAACTTTGACCAAGAATCTACAATACttatacaatttttacataaaccttttataaaacattttattccacaatgaaatgtttcaaaacgtaaattctcaaaaattttaaaaagaaataaaggaaTACCATCATAAAATGTTATAGAttgaatataattgttttttcaatcaTATATGTTACTATTGAAACTGAAAATGTCCTgagattatttaataaaatattttaaaaatcaatatatgtTGCTGTATCAGTCAATAAAATAGTGCAAGGTTCATTGGTTGTAACATTTCTAAAAACACTTAAAGATTTTACTGTTGTGCGATGATGCGGTAATGGAGTAGGTATTTGACTTACAGGTATTTCTGGCCATACAGATGGTGGTATTTTTGGTCTTTGTTTTTCTTGCAcagtaactttttttgaaaactgcTGACCAATGTAATTGGCAAATAACAGTTTCATCTGAAACTAAAAGATTAGAATTTAGAATACTATTTATCCAAAtatttctttgttctttatatTTAGGAAAGCgataaaatggtattttttcaaaactgtaATTGTTATTAGTACTACCTGTTATAGCCGTCTACCTGATGTTATAttgtgttctacctgatataaccatcaaacaggttgatcgattgcttgacattcatatcactccagcttctgtatctaaagtgattttctgcttagattcttctacagcttgtggtccagataacatacctgttgtagtcttgcaaaagtgttctccagagctgtcatctatactttcaaatctatttaacaagtgcttatctggaaagcggcatctgttatctctattttcaaaaactctggagagccatctgacttgtctaacttccgccccattagtcttcttccaatcataagcaaggtttttgaatctttaactaacaaacacttaatctttcatcttgaatctactaacttactttctgatcatcaaagtagatttcgatcttctcgttctacagctgatttgctaacagtaataaccgatagatttcattgtgcattagatagaggtggagaggttaaggctattgctcttgacattttaaaagcttttgataaagtttggcatgctggtcttctccataagctttcttcttactgtgtatctggtaacatctttaagattatcgagtccttcctttccaatcatagtataaaagttgtcctcgatggacagcattcttcttcatatcctgtaactt
The nucleotide sequence above comes from Hydra vulgaris chromosome 09, alternate assembly HydraT2T_AEP. Encoded proteins:
- the LOC101238319 gene encoding uncharacterized protein LOC101238319 isoform X2, with product MFCLKLNTLKRNFLKAVMLYQRKNHIFGVETQGGIYELKPASESKVSCCLSGFPLQSKSFSVIHPNSLFDTEKNLLKLESLVCSFKDPVYKGYVQTQGNFQHSLVVNEDALTPENFAHHLFHWVEEKIFIRSHDEAINGLEFVVEKLDGYHPVFDFQNNPVFNSFEKTLRVLNQVGNEDLLKFSKHVYLGNPSNLKHPFIVVEGLDGTGKSTMTKNLAKHLNGVALRTPPDEIASFRKMFDPLPEMLRRSFYSFSNYVAAQQIYNALQTQPVVLDRFWHSTTSYAIAKESTCNCSLPPKCHSVYSWPSDLIRPSAIVFLTTPEVDRDTRVNIRQEITSEEQLISKSTQLRERIKEAYRRIGYDKWVEVDTIGSEQESLQKAVLGLQSICAI